One window from the genome of Rhodopseudomonas sp. P2A-2r encodes:
- a CDS encoding Bug family tripartite tricarboxylate transporter substrate binding protein: MSLFAPNRRTLLAGAAASIVAGATTAWAYPHQMIKIVVTFPPGGSADIFIRALEPIVTADLKQGFVIENRGGAGGNIGMQAVMQAKPDGYTLGVAPAGALTINPHLNPSTQFDPIKDLVPITLLADIPFVLVANADAPFATLKEALAAATAKPGQLSIGYGGNGTVMHMTAALLLQSARIKLTLVPYRGTGPVVTDVLAGHIPLAVLDIPSSLELIRAGRLKPLGVTSAKRVSFLRDVPTLAEQGVTGFESTGWFGLVAPAATPGDIVARLNGAFVKALGDPDVIEKLRTIGAQPAPSTIEAFAAYIRSESDKWGHLTRDMNLSAQ; this comes from the coding sequence ATGAGTCTCTTTGCTCCCAACCGCAGAACGTTGCTGGCCGGAGCGGCAGCCTCGATCGTGGCCGGTGCGACGACGGCGTGGGCCTATCCGCACCAGATGATCAAGATTGTCGTCACTTTCCCGCCCGGCGGCAGCGCCGACATCTTCATTCGTGCGCTCGAGCCGATCGTCACGGCCGATCTCAAGCAGGGCTTCGTCATCGAAAACCGCGGCGGGGCGGGCGGCAATATCGGTATGCAGGCCGTGATGCAGGCCAAGCCCGACGGCTACACTCTCGGCGTGGCGCCGGCAGGCGCATTGACCATCAACCCGCATCTCAATCCGTCGACGCAGTTCGATCCGATCAAGGACCTGGTACCGATCACGCTGCTCGCCGACATTCCCTTTGTGCTGGTGGCAAACGCCGACGCGCCGTTTGCCACGCTGAAAGAAGCGCTGGCAGCCGCCACCGCGAAGCCCGGACAACTGTCGATCGGGTATGGCGGCAATGGCACGGTGATGCATATGACGGCCGCGCTGCTGCTGCAGTCGGCGCGGATCAAGCTCACGCTGGTTCCCTATCGGGGCACGGGTCCGGTGGTCACCGACGTGCTGGCCGGCCATATCCCGCTCGCGGTTCTGGATATTCCCAGTTCGCTGGAATTGATCCGCGCCGGCCGGCTGAAGCCACTTGGCGTCACCAGCGCCAAGCGCGTGTCGTTCCTGCGCGACGTTCCGACGCTCGCTGAGCAGGGCGTGACCGGGTTCGAATCGACCGGCTGGTTCGGCCTCGTCGCCCCCGCCGCCACGCCGGGCGACATCGTGGCGCGTCTGAACGGTGCCTTTGTCAAGGCGCTCGGGGATCCGGACGTGATCGAAAAGCTGCGCACGATCGGCGCCCAACCTGCACCGTCCACGATCGAAGCCTTCGCCGCCTATATCCGCTCGGAAAGCGACAAGTGGGGGCATCTCACACGGGATATGAACCTCTCGGCGCAATAG